In a genomic window of Nocardiopsis mwathae:
- a CDS encoding terpene synthase family protein, with protein MVDEYPMPTLTFPFPTVISPFETDESYHDEALWYDEYYGFLPEEDRNKLKKHALPQGAAFMSPTENDATRLRPMGRWFMFLTLIDDRCEFHSMSDLVSVRDRVCDIILGEVPRRDEIGFLHMLGRMRVEFQEFMPYLWFERLANSFYEYWTYGVMEESPYKLGHKRGVPPLAPYLLVHEYSIAMRPYGDLVDVTTRAPLSVGTFRHSVISRLRSLICRLMSIQNDLYSLGKEEARPSEVFNIVPVLRNELDCSRSEAIDEAMRMLDGFADEIVALRNNVPDFGDEQQAVQDYFHHMELMVTGLDRWYTSSKSIRYKVPGAFPEPMPSDP; from the coding sequence ATGGTAGACGAATACCCCATGCCCACCTTGACCTTCCCCTTCCCGACCGTCATCAGCCCATTTGAAACGGACGAGTCGTATCACGATGAAGCTCTCTGGTACGACGAATACTACGGATTTCTGCCCGAAGAGGACCGTAACAAGCTGAAGAAGCATGCCCTCCCTCAGGGGGCGGCATTCATGTCGCCAACCGAGAACGACGCGACCCGGCTGCGCCCCATGGGCAGGTGGTTCATGTTCCTGACTCTCATCGACGACCGCTGCGAATTCCATTCGATGTCGGACCTTGTTTCCGTACGAGATCGGGTATGCGACATAATCCTGGGCGAGGTGCCGCGGAGGGATGAGATCGGCTTCCTGCACATGCTGGGTCGAATGCGGGTGGAATTCCAGGAATTCATGCCCTATCTCTGGTTCGAGCGCCTGGCGAACTCCTTCTACGAGTACTGGACCTATGGCGTGATGGAGGAGAGTCCCTACAAGCTCGGCCATAAGCGGGGAGTGCCACCACTGGCGCCCTACTTGCTCGTGCATGAATATTCGATCGCCATGAGGCCTTACGGAGACCTGGTGGACGTCACGACCCGTGCCCCGCTCTCCGTCGGCACCTTTCGCCACTCGGTGATCAGTCGACTGCGCTCGCTCATTTGCCGGCTCATGTCGATTCAAAACGACCTCTACTCGCTGGGCAAGGAGGAGGCGCGCCCTTCGGAGGTCTTCAATATCGTACCGGTTCTGCGAAATGAGCTGGACTGCTCGCGCAGCGAGGCGATAGACGAAGCAATGCGGATGCTCGATGGGTTCGCAGACGAGATCGTCGCCCTGCGGAATAATGTGCCCGATTTCGGGGATGAGCAGCAGGCGGTTCAGGACTACTTCCACCACATGGAACTGATGGTGACAGGATTGGATAGGTGGTACACGAGCTCCAAATCCATACGCTACAAAGTTCCCGGGGCATTCCCGGAGCCGATGCCGTCCGACCCTTGA
- a CDS encoding polyprenyl synthetase family protein — protein sequence MRANRPASPPAPARSLAWRPGEVDELVAPALRSALGRLAHPVRTIAEYHFGWRDTDGAPADAGIGKMIRPALVLLSSRAAGGRDADAVPAAVAVELLHNFSLLHDDIMDGDRTRRHRPAAWTVYGVPRAVLAGDALLALSLDVLADRPARELSVLHRTLLDLVNGQAADISFEQRDDVSLAECEAMVRAKTGSLIACSCSLGAFAAGARAETAASLAEFGWQLGRAFQLIDDVLGIWGEPGRTGKSAYSDLAARKKTLPVAAALASDNAAARELAARYRSRRPLADSDLDRVASLVVQAGGRAWAEHQAAAALREATAALHRAHPAEGPARRLNDLADFITRRDH from the coding sequence ATGAGAGCCAATCGTCCCGCGTCCCCTCCTGCACCCGCGAGGAGCCTCGCCTGGAGGCCGGGCGAAGTCGACGAGCTTGTCGCCCCCGCCCTGCGCTCCGCGCTCGGACGCTTGGCCCATCCTGTCCGCACCATTGCCGAGTACCACTTCGGTTGGCGCGACACCGACGGTGCTCCCGCTGACGCGGGCATCGGCAAGATGATCCGTCCGGCACTCGTCCTGCTCAGCTCGCGGGCAGCGGGTGGTCGTGATGCTGACGCGGTTCCGGCGGCGGTCGCAGTGGAGCTGCTCCACAACTTCTCCCTTCTGCACGACGACATCATGGACGGTGACCGAACAAGGCGGCACCGTCCGGCCGCGTGGACGGTCTACGGGGTCCCCCGGGCCGTCCTGGCGGGCGATGCGCTGCTGGCACTGTCGCTGGACGTGCTGGCCGACCGTCCCGCCCGCGAGCTGTCGGTCCTGCACCGCACCCTTCTCGATCTCGTCAATGGGCAGGCCGCCGACATCTCGTTCGAACAGCGTGACGATGTCAGCTTGGCGGAGTGCGAGGCCATGGTCCGCGCCAAGACCGGCTCCCTCATCGCCTGCAGCTGCTCTCTCGGCGCCTTCGCAGCCGGGGCAAGAGCGGAAACAGCGGCAAGTCTGGCGGAGTTCGGATGGCAGCTCGGCCGCGCATTCCAACTCATCGACGATGTCCTGGGCATCTGGGGTGAGCCCGGCAGAACCGGAAAGTCAGCCTACTCCGACCTGGCTGCCCGGAAGAAGACCCTGCCGGTGGCGGCTGCTCTGGCGAGCGACAACGCAGCCGCGCGCGAATTGGCAGCACGGTACCGGAGCCGGAGGCCTCTCGCCGATTCCGACCTTGACAGAGTGGCCTCGCTCGTCGTCCAGGCGGGCGGGCGTGCATGGGCCGAACATCAGGCGGCTGCGGCGCTGCGGGAGGCCACAGCCGCCCTGCACCGAGCCCACCCGGCTGAGGGGCCCGCCCGCCGACTCAACGACCTGGCCGACTTCATCACCCGCCGCGACCACTGA
- a CDS encoding YbfB/YjiJ family MFS transporter, whose amino-acid sequence MAETSSSGADEVRDERRLLWRAALVLAAAMGVGRFVYTPILPMMEQQAGLSAVTGAHIATANYLGYIAGAVLLSVLPSLANSRALARGSLVLLVATLAAMPLTASPPAWMALRFLAGVTSAVIFIVAAQALLRTLRRSPHLSGWSYGGVGLGIALSGAVVLAAGPTTSWPVFWYLSAALALLLGAPVWTLIDRAADPRETASGAGGAEPASKRAFRLLLAGYFLEGVGYIIAATFLVAALSGAGLTWLGNGAWVLVGVAAIPSCVLWAYWSRRISRPTLLVVALLVQAVAVALPGVTDNAAMVMVSAVLFGGTFMGITTLALAAGAELNVPRSAAALTTAYGLGQVVGPLVVQPTLDHGYQPALLIGGAVLSVGAVVVLLLRVSSWPGIPAPTRPAPPRAR is encoded by the coding sequence GTGGCCGAAACGTCCAGTTCAGGGGCGGACGAGGTCCGCGATGAACGGCGGCTGCTGTGGCGTGCCGCGCTGGTGCTGGCTGCGGCGATGGGTGTCGGGCGGTTCGTCTACACGCCCATCCTGCCGATGATGGAACAGCAGGCGGGGCTGAGCGCCGTAACGGGCGCGCACATCGCCACCGCCAACTACCTCGGCTACATCGCCGGGGCGGTGCTGCTGAGCGTGCTCCCGTCCCTGGCGAACTCCCGCGCGCTCGCACGGGGCTCGCTGGTGCTCCTGGTCGCCACACTCGCGGCCATGCCGCTGACGGCCAGCCCGCCCGCGTGGATGGCGCTGCGGTTCCTCGCCGGTGTGACCAGCGCGGTCATCTTCATCGTGGCCGCACAGGCGCTCCTGCGGACACTGCGGCGCAGCCCGCACCTGTCCGGCTGGTCCTACGGCGGGGTCGGGCTGGGCATCGCGCTCTCCGGGGCCGTGGTGCTGGCGGCCGGCCCCACGACGTCCTGGCCGGTGTTCTGGTACCTCTCCGCCGCCCTGGCGCTGCTCCTCGGCGCGCCGGTGTGGACGCTGATCGACCGGGCCGCGGACCCGCGGGAGACCGCGAGCGGTGCCGGCGGCGCGGAACCCGCTTCCAAGCGGGCGTTCCGGCTGCTGCTCGCGGGCTACTTCCTCGAAGGTGTCGGCTACATCATCGCCGCCACGTTCCTTGTCGCGGCGCTGTCCGGGGCCGGTCTGACCTGGTTGGGCAACGGCGCCTGGGTGCTGGTCGGTGTGGCGGCCATCCCGTCGTGCGTGCTGTGGGCGTACTGGTCCCGCCGGATCTCGCGGCCCACCCTGCTGGTGGTGGCGCTGCTGGTGCAGGCGGTCGCCGTGGCGCTTCCCGGAGTCACCGACAACGCCGCGATGGTGATGGTCTCGGCCGTCCTGTTCGGCGGCACGTTCATGGGCATCACCACGCTCGCGCTGGCCGCCGGTGCCGAACTCAACGTCCCCCGCTCGGCGGCCGCGCTCACGACCGCCTACGGGCTGGGCCAGGTCGTGGGGCCGCTGGTGGTGCAACCGACGCTCGACCACGGCTACCAGCCGGCGCTACTGATCGGCGGGGCGGTCCTGTCGGTGGGGGCAGTGGTGGTGCTGCTGCTCCGGGTGAGCTCCTGGCCCGGTATCCCTGCCCCCACCCGCCCGGCGCCACCCCGCGCCCGCTAG
- a CDS encoding FAD/NAD(P)-binding protein — protein MTRNIAIVGLGPRGLSVLERIAENARIHPHSSVVVHAIDSESPGAGSVWRPTQPRKLLMNTVASQVTLFNDDSVRCRGPIVPGPSLYEWVERGGADELDDPELRSQASRLAADDYPTRALYGRYLHWVLDHIRSGLPANVRLVVHTDRVLAVTALEAGGYAVVPAHAHQAITVDKVVLALGHLPAGLRERERRLEAFAITHGLHYIPPANPADIDLSDVTERDTVLMNGLGLNFFDYLTLLTGARGGRFDETADGLVYRPSGTEPRIIAGSRRGIPYHARGANQKGVAGRHDPRFLTPETIEHLRDRARRIGGLDFFEDVWPHITDEVAFVYYCALARQSAPAADHHAFAAELIEALPHGPDRTRPLLRRHGIGADAEWNWDRVSQPLGDGGFASPEAFTDRLLAYLREDLVNSHGGNVDNPLKAALDALRDLRNEVRQVIDHGQVTAASYREHVSRFYTPLNAFVSIGPPPHRIAELVALIEAGVVTVAGPGFTATADPRGRFTGSSPVVAGAEYTGNVLIDARLPDPGVVGSDDVLVRFLLDSGIGRRHRLRTNGTEHVTGALEVTDRPYRLIDASGRPNPGVHAFGVPTEGVHWATAAGVRPGVDSVILGDADAIARSVLGLDDAPEPGHEVRPEPVSVGERHALSAH, from the coding sequence GTGACCAGGAACATCGCTATCGTCGGGCTCGGCCCGCGAGGATTGTCCGTGCTGGAGAGAATCGCCGAGAACGCACGCATTCACCCACATTCATCCGTGGTCGTGCACGCCATCGATTCGGAGTCACCGGGGGCGGGATCCGTCTGGCGCCCGACGCAGCCCAGGAAATTGCTGATGAACACGGTGGCATCGCAGGTCACGCTGTTCAACGACGACAGCGTCCGGTGCCGCGGCCCGATCGTGCCCGGCCCGAGTCTCTACGAGTGGGTCGAACGCGGTGGCGCGGACGAGCTGGACGACCCGGAACTGCGATCCCAGGCGTCCCGGCTCGCGGCCGATGACTACCCCACCCGCGCCCTCTACGGCCGGTACCTGCACTGGGTGCTCGACCACATCCGCTCGGGGCTGCCCGCCAACGTCCGACTGGTCGTCCACACCGACCGGGTGCTCGCGGTCACCGCGCTGGAGGCCGGCGGGTACGCCGTCGTCCCGGCCCATGCCCACCAGGCGATCACCGTCGACAAGGTCGTGCTGGCACTCGGCCACCTGCCGGCGGGGCTGCGGGAGCGGGAGCGCCGTCTGGAGGCGTTCGCGATCACGCACGGGCTGCACTACATCCCGCCCGCGAACCCTGCCGACATCGACCTGTCCGACGTGACCGAGCGCGACACCGTGCTCATGAACGGCCTCGGACTGAACTTCTTCGACTACCTGACCCTGCTCACCGGCGCCCGCGGCGGCCGCTTCGACGAAACCGCGGACGGCCTGGTGTACCGGCCCTCGGGAACCGAACCCCGGATCATCGCCGGATCCCGGCGCGGTATCCCCTACCACGCGCGCGGCGCCAACCAGAAGGGCGTGGCCGGCCGACACGACCCGCGGTTCCTCACCCCAGAGACCATCGAGCACCTGCGGGACCGGGCGCGCCGCATCGGCGGGCTCGACTTCTTCGAGGACGTGTGGCCCCACATCACCGACGAGGTCGCGTTCGTCTACTACTGCGCGCTGGCACGGCAGTCGGCGCCCGCGGCCGACCATCATGCCTTCGCCGCAGAGCTCATCGAGGCCCTGCCCCACGGGCCGGACCGCACGCGCCCGCTGCTGCGCCGGCACGGCATCGGCGCGGACGCCGAGTGGAACTGGGACCGGGTCTCCCAGCCGCTGGGGGACGGCGGCTTCGCCTCTCCCGAGGCGTTCACCGACCGCCTGCTCGCCTACCTCCGTGAGGACCTCGTCAACTCCCACGGCGGCAATGTGGACAACCCGCTCAAGGCCGCGCTGGACGCGCTGCGGGACCTGCGCAACGAGGTGCGCCAGGTCATCGACCACGGGCAGGTCACCGCGGCGTCCTACCGCGAACACGTCTCCCGCTTCTACACCCCGCTCAACGCGTTCGTCTCGATCGGACCGCCGCCGCACCGCATCGCCGAACTGGTCGCACTGATCGAAGCGGGAGTCGTGACCGTCGCCGGACCCGGGTTCACCGCGACCGCCGATCCGCGCGGCCGATTCACCGGGAGCTCACCCGTCGTGGCCGGCGCCGAGTACACCGGAAACGTGCTCATCGACGCCCGCCTGCCGGACCCCGGTGTGGTCGGGTCGGACGACGTGCTGGTGCGCTTCCTGCTCGACAGCGGGATCGGGCGTCGGCACCGGCTGCGGACGAACGGGACCGAGCACGTCACCGGGGCTCTGGAGGTCACCGACCGGCCCTACCGGCTGATCGACGCCTCCGGCCGCCCGAACCCCGGCGTGCACGCCTTCGGGGTCCCCACCGAGGGGGTCCACTGGGCCACGGCCGCCGGCGTCCGGCCCGGCGTGGACTCGGTGATCCTCGGGGACGCCGACGCGATCGCCCGCTCGGTCCTCGGCCTCGACGACGCCCCGGAGCCGGGGCACGAGGTGCGGCCCGAACCCGTCTCGGTCGGCGAACGACACGCGCTTTCGGCGCACTGA
- a CDS encoding carboxymuconolactone decarboxylase family protein: MEPSQGDGADRYAAGDRIRRQVLGDQYVNTMLRGWEPAKPLLDLITEFSWGTIWTREGLDLRTRSLLNVGMLAALNRPAELRLHVGGALRNGCTPEELAEVALQAAVYAGVPVGIDTMKIIREEAESFEAEAGAAAEAPSAER; the protein is encoded by the coding sequence GTGGAGCCGAGCCAAGGAGACGGTGCGGACCGCTACGCGGCCGGAGACCGGATCCGCCGACAGGTGCTGGGCGACCAGTACGTGAACACCATGCTGCGCGGTTGGGAGCCCGCCAAGCCCCTGCTGGACCTGATCACCGAGTTCTCCTGGGGCACCATCTGGACACGCGAGGGCCTCGACCTCAGGACGCGCAGCCTGCTCAACGTCGGCATGCTGGCCGCCCTGAACCGCCCCGCCGAACTGCGGCTGCACGTCGGTGGCGCGCTGCGCAACGGGTGCACCCCGGAGGAGCTCGCCGAAGTCGCCCTGCAGGCCGCCGTCTACGCGGGGGTCCCGGTCGGGATCGACACCATGAAGATCATCCGTGAGGAAGCCGAGAGCTTCGAAGCGGAGGCGGGGGCGGCGGCGGAGGCCCCGAGCGCCGAGCGCTGA
- a CDS encoding pyridoxamine 5'-phosphate oxidase family protein: MSRYARLAFTDTVRQLQQDEGTRPAHWKDLGEAVGWERDPLGERETEFITGRDGFYLASVGETGWPYIQFRGGPPGFVHVLDPLTLACADVRGNRQYITNGNLKTDGRVALFFMDYARQSRLKLFGHAHTRHLDADPDLAERVSSPRTAGRVERVMVIDLEGYDWNCPKHIPRRRTDAELAPTFERLRALEEENELLRKRLAELGADPESAV; this comes from the coding sequence ATGAGCCGGTACGCGCGCTTGGCGTTCACGGACACGGTGCGGCAGCTGCAGCAGGACGAGGGCACCCGCCCGGCCCACTGGAAGGACCTCGGCGAGGCCGTGGGCTGGGAGCGCGACCCGCTGGGCGAGCGCGAGACCGAGTTCATCACGGGACGGGACGGCTTCTACCTCGCCAGCGTGGGCGAGACCGGGTGGCCCTACATCCAGTTCCGCGGCGGCCCGCCCGGGTTCGTGCACGTCCTCGACCCGCTGACGCTGGCCTGCGCCGATGTCCGCGGGAACCGGCAGTACATCACCAACGGCAACCTCAAGACCGACGGCCGCGTGGCCCTGTTCTTCATGGACTACGCCCGCCAGTCCCGGCTCAAGCTGTTCGGCCACGCGCACACGCGCCACCTCGACGCGGACCCCGACCTGGCCGAGCGGGTGAGCTCACCCCGCACGGCCGGCCGCGTGGAGCGGGTCATGGTGATCGACCTCGAAGGCTACGACTGGAACTGCCCGAAGCACATCCCGCGTCGGCGCACCGACGCCGAACTCGCGCCGACCTTCGAACGGCTCCGCGCGCTGGAGGAGGAGAACGAACTCCTGCGCAAGCGCCTCGCGGAGCTCGGCGCGGACCCCGAGTCTGCGGTGTGA
- a CDS encoding pentapeptide repeat-containing protein encodes MSEAQQNIDRRRLRADCTNCFGLCCVALPFAASADFAVDKDAGTPCANLREDFGCGIHARLRDRGFSGCTVFDCFGAGQQLSQVTYGGQDWRRSPGTAREMFDVFAVMRQLHELLWYLAEALELPQARAVHGDLRRLYDATEHLTRGSTAELSAVDVAAHRREVDRLLLRTSELVRAEVPGMGKKRNHRGADLVGAKLKGADLRGANLRGALLIAADLRGADLRSADLIGADFRDTDLRGADLTGGLFLTQPQVNAARGDARTALPPTLERPAHW; translated from the coding sequence TTGTCCGAGGCGCAACAGAACATCGACCGCCGCCGCCTGCGGGCCGACTGCACGAACTGCTTCGGGCTGTGCTGTGTGGCGCTGCCGTTCGCCGCGTCGGCGGACTTCGCCGTCGACAAGGACGCCGGGACGCCGTGCGCGAACCTGCGGGAGGACTTCGGCTGCGGGATCCACGCGCGCCTGCGGGACCGGGGGTTCTCCGGCTGCACCGTCTTCGACTGCTTCGGGGCAGGGCAGCAGCTCTCCCAGGTCACCTACGGCGGACAGGACTGGCGGCGGAGTCCGGGGACGGCGCGGGAGATGTTCGACGTCTTCGCCGTCATGCGGCAGCTGCACGAGCTGCTCTGGTACCTGGCCGAGGCCCTGGAGCTGCCGCAGGCCCGCGCCGTCCACGGCGACCTGCGCCGCCTGTACGACGCCACCGAGCACCTGACCCGCGGTAGCACCGCCGAGCTGTCGGCGGTGGATGTGGCGGCCCACCGGCGGGAGGTCGACCGGCTGCTGCTGCGTACCAGCGAGCTGGTCCGGGCCGAGGTCCCGGGGATGGGGAAGAAGCGGAACCACCGGGGAGCCGACCTGGTCGGGGCGAAGCTGAAGGGCGCCGACCTCCGCGGCGCGAACCTGCGCGGGGCGCTGCTCATCGCGGCCGACCTCCGCGGCGCCGACCTGCGCTCCGCGGACCTCATCGGCGCGGACTTCCGGGACACCGACCTGCGCGGCGCCGACCTCACCGGCGGCCTCTTCCTCACCCAACCCCAGGTCAACGCGGCCAGGGGAGACGCCCGGACCGCCCTCCCCCCGACACTGGAGCGCCCCGCCCACTGGTAG
- a CDS encoding nitroreductase/quinone reductase family protein, producing MSATFDQAAFNRAIIEEFRANGGRVGDPSEEGHVLLLTTTGAKSGQRHTVPLGFVRHGEEVLVVASAAGAPRHPAWYHNLLANPVVEVELGTEVFEAIAVPAEGARRDRLFGHIVGEQPGYADYQARTQRVLPVVALERPDHSAADVPAEITSLADKMVEIHAWLRSQLRHVRTEVDAHFAAVEARRGRGTPPAPGLGLQIRQHCLAFCQALEFHHTGEDAHLFPGVRASHPHLADALDRLTAEHRTVARIQRDLAALLEDIADADPERFRAELVRLSEELRAHLDYEEATLLPVLREVPWPPPGVPETG from the coding sequence TTGTCCGCGACATTCGACCAAGCGGCCTTCAACCGAGCGATCATCGAGGAGTTCCGCGCCAACGGAGGACGGGTCGGCGACCCGTCGGAGGAGGGCCACGTCCTCCTGCTCACCACCACCGGAGCGAAGTCCGGACAGCGGCACACCGTGCCGCTCGGCTTCGTCCGCCACGGCGAGGAGGTGCTGGTCGTCGCGTCCGCCGCGGGAGCGCCCCGCCACCCCGCCTGGTACCACAACCTGCTCGCCAACCCGGTCGTGGAGGTGGAGCTGGGCACCGAGGTGTTCGAGGCGATCGCGGTGCCGGCCGAGGGTGCGCGACGCGACCGCCTCTTCGGGCACATCGTCGGCGAGCAGCCCGGGTACGCCGACTACCAGGCCCGCACCCAGCGGGTGCTGCCGGTCGTGGCCCTGGAGCGGCCCGACCACTCCGCGGCGGACGTCCCCGCCGAGATCACCAGCCTCGCCGACAAGATGGTGGAGATCCACGCCTGGCTCCGGTCGCAGCTGCGGCACGTGCGCACCGAGGTCGACGCCCACTTCGCCGCGGTGGAGGCCCGCCGGGGACGGGGCACGCCCCCGGCACCGGGGCTCGGCTTGCAGATCCGCCAGCACTGCCTGGCGTTCTGCCAGGCCCTGGAGTTCCACCACACCGGCGAGGACGCGCACCTCTTCCCCGGCGTGCGCGCGTCCCACCCGCACCTGGCCGACGCCCTGGACCGGCTGACGGCGGAGCACCGGACGGTCGCGCGCATCCAGCGCGACCTCGCCGCGCTGCTGGAGGACATCGCCGACGCCGACCCCGAGCGGTTCCGCGCCGAGCTGGTGCGGCTGTCGGAGGAACTGCGGGCCCACCTCGACTACGAGGAGGCGACCCTGCTCCCCGTCCTCCGCGAGGTCCCCTGGCCCCCACCCGGAGTGCCCGAGACCGGTTGA
- a CDS encoding dihydrofolate reductase family protein translates to MRKLTYYIAMSIDGCIEGPGGEVDFYPLGEEFAAHMSAEYPECLPTHVRERFGIDVPNRRFDTVIQGRTSYQIALREGITSPYAHTRQYVASTSMAESPDPAVRIVADPLETVRGLKRENGDLGIYLVGGAKLAGALLPEIDELVIKRYPVVAGAGTPMFTGARFDPAEFALTDRRVFGNGTECSTYTRA, encoded by the coding sequence ATGCGGAAGTTGACCTACTACATCGCCATGTCCATCGACGGGTGTATCGAGGGGCCCGGCGGGGAGGTGGACTTCTATCCGCTCGGCGAGGAGTTCGCGGCCCACATGTCCGCCGAGTACCCCGAGTGCCTGCCGACGCATGTGCGGGAGCGCTTCGGGATCGACGTGCCCAACCGCCGCTTCGACACGGTGATCCAGGGCCGGACCAGCTACCAGATCGCCCTGCGTGAGGGCATCACCAGCCCCTATGCGCACACCCGGCAGTACGTGGCCTCCACCTCCATGGCCGAGAGCCCCGACCCGGCCGTCCGGATCGTCGCCGACCCCCTCGAAACGGTTCGTGGACTCAAGCGGGAGAACGGCGACCTCGGTATCTACCTCGTCGGCGGCGCCAAGCTCGCCGGTGCGCTGCTCCCCGAGATCGACGAGCTGGTGATCAAGCGCTACCCCGTCGTCGCCGGTGCCGGGACCCCCATGTTCACCGGCGCGCGGTTCGACCCCGCCGAGTTCGCACTCACCGACCGCCGTGTCTTCGGCAACGGAACCGAGTGCTCGACCTACACGCGTGCCTGA